In a genomic window of Canis lupus familiaris isolate Mischka breed German Shepherd chromosome 28, alternate assembly UU_Cfam_GSD_1.0, whole genome shotgun sequence:
- the BLOC1S2 gene encoding biogenesis of lysosome-related organelles complex 1 subunit 2 isoform X1 has product MAAAAAAEGVPSTQREEPVRDDAAVETAEEAKEPAEADITELCRDMFSKMATYLTGELTATSEDYKLLENMNKLTSLKYLEMKDIAINISRNLKDLNQKYAGLQPYLDQINVIEEQVAALEQAAYKLDAYSKKLEAKYKKLEKR; this is encoded by the exons atggcggcggcggcggcggccgagggtGTCCCCTCGACCCAGAGAGAGGAGCCGGTTCGAG ACGATGCCGCCGTGGAGACAGCTGAGGAAGCAAAGGAGCCGGCTGAGGCTGACATCACTGAGCTCTGCCGGGACATGTTCTCCAAAATGGCAACTTACCTGACTGGAGAACTGACGG ccaCCAGTGAAGACTATAAGCTcctggaaaatatgaataaactaaCCAGCCTGAAGTATCTTGAAATGAAAGATATCGCTATAAACATTAGTAGAAACCTAAAGGACTTAAACCAGAAAT atGCTGGACTGCAGCCTTATCTGGATCAGATCAATGTAATTGAAGAGCAAGTAGCAGCTCTGGAGCAGGCAGCCTACAAGTTGGATGCATATTCAAAAAAACTGG
- the BLOC1S2 gene encoding biogenesis of lysosome-related organelles complex 1 subunit 2 isoform X2 has product MFSKMATYLTGELTATSEDYKLLENMNKLTSLKYLEMKDIAINISRNLKDLNQKYAGLQPYLDQINVIEEQVAALEQAAYKLDAYSKKLEAKYKKLEKR; this is encoded by the exons ATGTTCTCCAAAATGGCAACTTACCTGACTGGAGAACTGACGG ccaCCAGTGAAGACTATAAGCTcctggaaaatatgaataaactaaCCAGCCTGAAGTATCTTGAAATGAAAGATATCGCTATAAACATTAGTAGAAACCTAAAGGACTTAAACCAGAAAT atGCTGGACTGCAGCCTTATCTGGATCAGATCAATGTAATTGAAGAGCAAGTAGCAGCTCTGGAGCAGGCAGCCTACAAGTTGGATGCATATTCAAAAAAACTGG